From one Chanodichthys erythropterus isolate Z2021 chromosome 3, ASM2448905v1, whole genome shotgun sequence genomic stretch:
- the zgc:165423 gene encoding polyserase-2, with product MCGRALLNTKIVGGVNAPAGAWPWQVSLHGGESHFCGGSLINDQWVLSAAHCFPGIDAASLTVYLGRQSQELPNPNEVSRSVSQIIVHPYYNRPSHNNDMALLRLSSPVNFTNYIQPVCLAAEGSTFNNETMWVTGWGTINSGVSLPSPQILQEVDVPLVGNSKCNCLYSGSITENMMCAGLSQGGKDSCQGDSGGPMVIKQGSTWIQAGVVSFGEGCALAKYPGVYARVSQYQQWISGQIGANRAGFVTFNSTTPPLDENVNCPTPPTLCGGSAASWPWMASLTYNGDPMCVGTLVSDRIVMTTARCFFRFMGTDGWAVTLNVAQWDCSSSSLSVTVANVLFDDIFGNGVALVELSSPFIYVANVPVDMYDLSFGPGTQCSVVGVNSEATASEPSFLQVQTTIVNCDPSDTTPINICTEPLPFQQNDNGSPLLCSVGDMWIQTGILSIPPDGAMPPQSSNSTVFIRTSPFTYFLTNTINSYPSILDGVESFSPLSLTCVLLLSLSAVLQAIY from the exons A TGTGTGGCAGAGCCCTTCTCAACACAAAGATCGTTGGGGGAGTTAATGCGCCCGCTGGAGCTTGGCCATGGCAGGTCAGCCTTCATGGGGGTGAAAGTCATTTCTGTGGCGGATCCCTCATCAATGATCAATGGGTTCTGTCAGCAGCTCACTGCTTTCCAGG GATTGATGCTGCAAGCCTTACTGTGTACCTGGGTCGACAGTCTCAAGAACTACCCAATCCAAATGAGGTGTCCAGAAGCGTCTCTCAAATCATAGTTCATCCATACTATAACAGACCATCTCATAACAATGACATGGCTCTGTTGCGTCTCTCCTCACCTGTGAACTTCACTAATTACATCCAACCAGTCTGTCTGGCAGCAGAGGGAAGCACATTCAACAATGAAACGATGTGGGTCACAGGTTGGGGAACCATTAACTCAGGCG TTTCCCTTCCTTCACCTCAAATCCTACAGGAGGTGGATGTGCCTCTGGTTGGAAATAGTAAATGTAACTGTCTTTATAGTGGATCAATAACAGAAAACATGATGTGTGCTGGACTGTCACAAGGTGGAAAAGATTCTTGCCAG GGTGACTCTGGAGGTCCAATGGTCATCAAACAGGGCTCTACATGGATCCAGGCTGGCGTTGTGAGTTTTGGTGAAGGTTGTGCTCTAGCTAAATATCCTGGTGTGTATGCCAGAGTTTCTCAGTACCAGCAGTGGATCAGTGGGCAAATTGGAGCAAACAGGGCTGGTTTCGTCACTTTTAACTCCACTACTCCTCCTCTGGACGAGAATGTGAACTGCCCTACTCCAC CGACATTGTGTGGAGGTTCTGCAGCTTCATGGCCATGGATGGCTAGTCTAACATATAACGGTGATCCTATGTGTGTAGGAACTTTGGTTTCTGACCGAATCGTCATGACCACTGCTAGATGCTTTTTTAG ATTCATGGGTACGGATGGATGGGCAGTGACCCTCAATGTTGCCCAATGGGACTGTTCCAGTAGCTCACTGTCAGTTACAGTGGCAAATGTCTTATTCGATGATATTTTCGGCAACGGTGTAGCACTTGTGGAACTGTCTTCTCCATTTATTTATGTTGCCAATGTTCCAGTTGACATGTATGATTTAAGCTTTGGCCCTGGTACTCAATGTTCAGTAGTTGGTGTGAATTCAGAAGCTACTGCAT CGGAACCGTCTTTTCTGCAAGTCCAGACCACCATTGTAAACTGTGATCCTTCAGACACCACACCGATCAACATCTGCACAGAGCCACTGCCTTTTCAGCAG AATGATAACGGCAGTCCCCTGCTGTGTAGTGTGGGCGACATGTGGATTCAGACTGGTATTTTGTCCATCCCCCCTGATGGTGCCATGCCTCCACAATCCTCCAACAGCACAGTCTTCATCAGGACCTCTCCCTTCACCTACTTCCTGACCAACACCATCAATAGCTACCCATCTATTCTGGATGGAGTAGAGTCATTCTCGCCCCTCTCGCTCACCTGCGTCCTgctgctctctctctcagcaGTCCTCCAGGCCATTTATTAA